From Candidatus Eisenbacteria bacterium, the proteins below share one genomic window:
- the tkt gene encoding transketolase, whose product MPAISVDIEQLCVNTIKFLSVDAVERAKSGHPGAPMGAADMAFVLWAKFLHFDPSDPAWVNRDRFVLSAGHASMLLYSLLHLFGFDLPMEELRRFRQWESRTPGHPEHGITPGVEATTGPLGQGFGNGVGMALAQRMVRARFPRLGPLLDGRVFGIVSDGDLMEGVASEAASLAGHWGLGNLVYLYDDNHVSIEGPTTLAFSEDVGLRFEAYRWHVQRIDGQDRGQVEVALRAAIAEEDRPSIIIARTTIGKGAPTKEGTAKTHGEPLGPDETKRAKEAVGWPLEPAFFVPDEARDYFKKGAEEKRRHRAAWEERWASLRAEAPEEASRWDALFGRAIPDDLEARLAAAVEPALDLATRTWSGRVIQAAAEAVPSLVGGSADLAPSTITDIGKGGSVAPAGLKPGAPIEFAGRTLHFGVREHGMGAIVNGMALHGAFLPFGATFLIFSDYMRPAIRLAALTGLRSIFVFTHDSVFLGEDGPTHQPVEQLASLRLIPNIEVWRPADGPETAAAWASALRRSQGPSALALTRQKLHPLARAGGAGLEPVLRGGYVLQEAAGARAHAILVASGSETPLAQDAAAILAKRGIPVRVVSMPCVERFQGQPEAYRRSVLPEGARYVVIEAAQTDLWCALVGSEALRLGLNRFGASAPGETIAEKLGFTPEAVARRISLWLRPE is encoded by the coding sequence ATGCCCGCCATTTCCGTGGACATCGAACAGCTTTGCGTCAACACCATCAAGTTTCTCTCGGTCGACGCCGTGGAGCGCGCGAAGTCGGGCCATCCGGGGGCGCCCATGGGCGCCGCCGACATGGCGTTCGTGCTCTGGGCCAAGTTCCTTCATTTCGATCCGTCCGACCCGGCGTGGGTCAACCGCGACCGGTTCGTCCTCTCGGCGGGCCACGCCTCGATGCTCCTCTATTCGCTCCTCCACCTCTTTGGATTTGACCTGCCCATGGAAGAGCTCCGGCGCTTCCGCCAGTGGGAATCCAGGACGCCGGGGCACCCGGAGCACGGGATCACGCCCGGCGTGGAAGCGACGACCGGCCCTCTGGGGCAGGGCTTCGGCAACGGCGTGGGCATGGCGCTGGCCCAGCGGATGGTGCGGGCCCGGTTTCCGCGCCTCGGGCCGCTTCTCGACGGCCGGGTCTTCGGCATCGTGAGTGACGGCGATCTCATGGAGGGCGTGGCGTCGGAGGCGGCCTCGCTCGCGGGGCACTGGGGTCTTGGAAACCTCGTCTACCTCTATGACGACAATCACGTCTCGATCGAGGGACCCACGACGCTCGCGTTCAGCGAGGACGTGGGGCTTCGGTTTGAGGCGTATCGGTGGCACGTGCAGCGGATCGACGGTCAGGATCGCGGCCAGGTGGAGGTGGCCCTTCGCGCGGCGATCGCGGAGGAGGACCGCCCCTCGATCATCATAGCGAGGACCACGATCGGAAAGGGCGCGCCGACGAAGGAGGGAACCGCGAAGACGCACGGCGAGCCGCTCGGCCCCGACGAGACCAAGCGCGCCAAGGAGGCCGTGGGGTGGCCTCTCGAGCCGGCGTTCTTCGTCCCGGACGAGGCGCGCGACTATTTCAAGAAGGGCGCCGAGGAGAAGCGCCGCCATCGCGCCGCGTGGGAAGAGCGATGGGCCTCGCTCAGGGCCGAGGCGCCGGAGGAGGCGTCGCGCTGGGACGCGCTCTTCGGGCGCGCGATCCCGGACGATCTCGAGGCCCGCCTCGCGGCGGCGGTCGAGCCGGCCCTGGATCTCGCGACGCGCACCTGGTCCGGGAGAGTGATTCAGGCGGCGGCGGAGGCGGTGCCGTCCCTGGTCGGCGGATCGGCGGACCTCGCTCCCTCCACGATCACCGACATCGGGAAAGGGGGAAGCGTCGCTCCGGCGGGGCTCAAGCCCGGCGCCCCGATCGAGTTCGCCGGCCGCACCCTCCATTTCGGCGTGCGCGAGCACGGCATGGGCGCGATCGTGAACGGAATGGCGCTCCACGGCGCGTTCCTCCCGTTCGGCGCCACCTTCCTCATCTTCTCGGATTACATGCGCCCGGCGATCCGGCTCGCGGCCCTGACCGGGCTCCGGTCGATCTTCGTCTTCACGCACGACAGCGTTTTCCTGGGCGAGGACGGCCCGACGCATCAGCCGGTCGAGCAGCTCGCGTCGCTCCGTCTCATTCCGAACATCGAGGTCTGGCGTCCCGCGGACGGCCCGGAGACGGCCGCCGCGTGGGCGTCGGCGCTCAGGCGCAGCCAGGGACCGAGCGCGCTCGCGCTCACGAGGCAGAAGCTCCATCCGCTCGCCCGCGCGGGCGGAGCCGGCCTCGAGCCGGTCCTCCGCGGCGGCTACGTGCTTCAGGAGGCGGCCGGGGCGCGCGCCCACGCGATCCTCGTCGCGTCCGGATCGGAGACCCCGCTTGCCCAGGACGCCGCCGCGATCCTCGCGAAGAGGGGAATCCCGGTCCGCGTCGTATCGATGCCCTGCGTCGAGCGGTTCCAGGGCCAGCCCGAAGCGTATCGCCGCTCCGTGTTGCCGGAAGGAGCGCGCTACGTCGTGATCGAGGCGGCACAGACCGACCTCTGGTGCGCCCTCGTGGGGTCGGAGGCGCTCCGCCTGGGGCTCAATCGTTTTGGCGCCTCCGCGCCGGGCGAGACAATCGCGGAGAAGCTCGGGTTCACGCCGGAGGCGGTGGCGCGCCGAATCTCGCTCTGGCTCCGTCCCGAATGA